The Punica granatum isolate Tunisia-2019 chromosome 4, ASM765513v2, whole genome shotgun sequence genome has a window encoding:
- the LOC116202912 gene encoding uncharacterized protein LOC116202912, with the protein MRSQMVSEPIQTHSISPLKGPQRTLSDPPLLSYPFSDDPSTTHCPEMFSQQPPSPSLLIGDCIGAESCLDLMSLLERPKEANDKAVTMERRMTMRKSRRWETKEKRKEKEYPPPIPLLARTENLHSHMPWVLERTYTSDGRLILREERVRHHEYFRADRRDGRLTLQLVPLDDEVFNLENEAEAESEFESEANGNSASSSTSDNAKGDDHLQCSEAEIENRKNTSDCETDNTDKSEMAVDNDEPPTGSTVEIGGAVGKCLKVYNISGGVNVTGGGSSCIFGVAVPAL; encoded by the coding sequence ATGCGGAGccaaatggtatcagagccgaTCCAGACCCATAGCATTTCCCCGCTGAAGGGTCCACAAAGGACCCTCAGTGACCCTCCTCTCTTGTCGTATCCGTTCTCTGATGATCCATCGACCACCCATTGCCCCGAGATGTTCTCTCAGCAGCCACCCTCGCCGTCGCTCTTGATCGGAGACTGTATCGGGGCGGAGAGCTGTCTAGACCTGATGTCCCTTTTGGAGAGGCCGAAAGAAGCCAATGACAAGGCGGTGACGATGGAGAGGAGGATGACGATGAGGAAGAGTCGGCGGTGGGAGacaaaggagaagaggaaggagaaggagtATCCCCCGCCGATCCCATTGCTTGCTCGGACGGAGAACCTACACTCTCACATGCCGTGGGTCCTCGAAAGGACCTACACGAGCGATGGTCGGCTCATCTTGAGGGAGGAGCGGGTCAGGCACCATGAGTACTTTCGGGCCGACAGGAGGGACGGCCGCCTCACCCTCCAGCTCGTACCATTGGACGATGAAGTCTTCAACCTCGAAAATGAGGCCGAGGCAGAGTCCGAGTTTGAGTCCGAGGCTAATGGCAATAGTGCATCTTCCTCAACTAGCGATAATGCTAAAGGAGATGACCATTTACAATGTTCTGAAGCCGAGATTGAAAACAGGAAGAATACTAGTGATTGCGAGACTGATAACACCGATAAGTCGGAGATGGCGGTAGACAATGACGAGCCGCCGACAGGGTCGACAGTCGAGATTGGAGGAGCAGTTGGGAAGTGCTTAAAAGTATACAACATTAGTGGGGGAGTTAATGTGACCGG